In one Aythya fuligula isolate bAytFul2 chromosome 12, bAytFul2.pri, whole genome shotgun sequence genomic region, the following are encoded:
- the SPIRE2 gene encoding protein spire homolog 2 isoform X2, translating into MARAGGGAPRELSLEEVLKCYEQPLNEEQAWALCFQGCRAAAAAPAAPPRTADIRLRADGTVGLPAPPPELPLLLTPAAEAQMVQSLGFAIYRALDWGLDENEERELSPQLEQLIDLMTNSDSEDSGCGTADEGYGGQEEEEEGGEGPPRAVRTFGQAMRCCAARLADPAEAQAHYQAVCRALFAETVELKAFLAKIRDAKEMLQKLNEDEEAKERPSAELGSLRNTDWARLWVQLMRELRHGVKLKKVQEKQFNPLPTEYQLTPFEMLMQDIRARNYKLRKVMVDGDIPPRVKKDAHELILDFIRSRPPLKQASERRLRPLPQKQRTLHEKILEEIKQERKLRPVETQYRGQKGYSSLPCIPHACSSHLTSSSCIDLSAPEASTVPPRPRPRVLLKAPTLAEMEEMNISEEEDSPGAEPGLGLPMKRDRSFSEQDLAQFQSELSSSQAAPEVLGPLEPEPRPRSGSVPASYHPVPYGSAPPRAALGSVEEKPEDGPSAAPSSSSKHLWLEFSHPVESLALTVEEMINVRRVLVKAEMEKFQQSKELYNSLKKGKVCCCCRTKFPLFSWPSACLFCKRSVCTSCSLKMKMPSKKLAHIPVYALGFESLPGSLLAKALPLRRRETFHSLQGPGWRRVEEEFPHIYAQGSVLRDVCSDCSGFVTDVVCSSRRSVAVLNAAPRRAARCESWYK; encoded by the exons agctgcccctgctgctgacACCCGCTGCTGAAGCACAG ATGGTGCAGTCCTTGGGCTTCGCCATCTACCGGGCGCTGGACTGGGGGCTGGATGAGAACGAGGAGCGGGAGCTGAGCCcgcagctggagcagctcatCGACCTGATGACCAACAGCGACTCGGAGGACAGCGGCTGCGGCACGGCCGATGAGGGCTatggggggcaggaggaggaggaggagggcggcgAGGGGCCGCCGCGGGCCGTGCGCACCTTCGGGCAGGCCATGCGGTGCTGCGCCGCGCGCCTCGCCGACCCTGCCGAAGCCCAAGCTCACTACCAGGCCGTGTGCCGGGCTCTCTTTGCCGAGACGGTGGAGCTCAAAGCTTTCCTGGCCAAAATCCGTGATGCCAAGGAG ATGCTGCAGAAGCTGAACGAGGATGAGGAGGCAAAGGAGAGGCCgtctgcagagctgggcagcctGCGCAACACAGACTGG GCCCGGCTGTGGGTGCAGCTGATGCGGGAGCTGCGGCACGGCGTGAAGCTGAAGAAGGTGCAGGAGAAGCAGTTCAACCCGCTGCCCACCGAGTACCAGCTCACCCCCTTCGAGATGCTCATGCAGGACATCCGCGCGCGCAACTACAAGCTCCGCAAGGTCATG GTGGATGGTGACATCCCGCCCCGGGTGAAGAAGGATGCCCACGAGCTCATCCTGGACTTCATCCGCTCCCGGCCCCCGCTCAAGCAG GCGTCAGAGCGACGGCTGCGGCCCCTGCCCCAGAAGCAGAGGACACTGCACGAGAAGATTTTGGAGGAGATCAAGCAGGAGAGGAAGCTCCGGCCCGTGGAGACGCAGTACCGGGGCCAGAAAG GCtacagctccctgccctgcatcCCCCACGCCTGCTCCAGCCACctcacctccagctcctgcatcGACCTCTCCGCGCCGGAGGCCAGCACCGTGCCCCCGCGCCCGCGGCCCCGCGTCCTGCTCAAGGCGCCCACGCTGGCCGAGATGGAGGAGATGAACATCTCCGAG GAGGAGGACTCACCAGGCGCAGAGCCCGGCTTGGGGCTGCCCATGAAGCGGGACCGCTCCTTCTCGGAGCAGGACCTGGCCCAGTTCCAGAGcgagctcagcagcagccaggctgcaccCGAGGTGCTGGGGCCACTGGAGCCCGAGCCCCGACCCCGCTCAG GCTCGGTCCCCGCCAGCTACCACCCGGTGCCGTACGGCTCTGCGCCGCCCCGTGCTGCCCTGGGCTCCGTGGAGGAGAAGCCAGAGGACggccccagcgctgcccccagcagcagctccaagcaCCTCTGGCTG GAGTTCAGCCACCCCGTGGAGAGCCTGGCCCTCACGGTGGAGGAGATGATCAACGTGCGCAGGGTGCTGGTCAAGGCCGAGATGGAGAAGTTCCAGCAGAGCAAGGAGCTCTACAACAGCCTGAAGAAGGGGAAG gtctgctgctgctgccgcacCAAGTTCCCCCTCTTCTCCTGGCCCTCAGCCTGCCTCTTCTGCAAGCG GTCCGtctgcacctcctgcagcctgaAG ATGAAGATGCCTTCCAAGAAGCTGGCTCACATCCCCGTCTACGCACTGGGCTTCGAGAGCCTCCCGGGATCACTGCTGGCCAAAGCCCTGCCGCTGCGCAGGAGGGAAACCTTCCA CTCGCTGCAGGGCCCGGGCTGGCGCCGCGTGGAAGAGGAATTCCCCCACATCTACGCCCAGGGCTCGGTCCTGCGCGACGTCTGCAGCGACTGCAGCGGCTTCGTCACCGACGTCGTCTGCTCCAGCCGCCGCAGCGTGGCCGTCCTCAacgccgcgccgcgccgcgccgcccgctGCGAGTCCTGGTACAAGTGA